The Nitrospira sp. sequence GCAAACGTGATGCTGTTAGGTCTTCACTTCTTTTCTTTCTACATCGCGGCGGCGTTAGCGATGCGGCCTGTCAGCAGCGGCTCGCGCAATCCGTTTTGGTCGGACATCTATGAAATCGCCATGTGTTTCGCGCTCAGCGCAGTCGCGCTCAGCGCCCTCGTCGCTCCGCATAAAGAGCGTCCCTTCGAGGTGACACCGAAAGGACAGCGCATCGAGAAAAACACTTCCGCCGAATTGATGTTGGCATGGCCGCACTTGCTGACGTTTGGCTTGTTGATTGCCGGTGTGATGGTTGGAATTCGGGACCTTCGACACGGCACAGGAGATCCCGGTCTTCCGGTCAGCCTTCTATGGGGATGCGTCAATCTCGCACTGTTGACCATAGCCATGTTCGTCGCCAATGAGCAAACACAGGGCCGGCGGGCATTTCGGCTCAACCGAGATTTCGTGAGCGAGGTGTTTGTGGACGATGCCCCCGTCTCTGCGCGTATTCTCAACATCAACGAACATGGTGCCGCGCTATCGTTGGAGCATCCGCTCTTTACCGCACTGGAAAGCGTCTCACTGCTTCTGACGTCGTCCCAGGGCGCCATCGTTCGATTGACCGGCCGCCTCATCAGGCAAGAACGATTGCCGTCCGGTGATATGGTGGCCGCACTTCAATTTATCGGTCTGGATAGGACGACCCGACACACACTCGTCGATAAGATCTTCGGTGATCCTGCTGCGTGGGCAGAGAGCTATCGGTTCCAACCCGGCATCGCGAGCAGTTTGCGATCGCTGCTTGTCGCCGTCACGGCTCCTTGGCGATCCTATTCATGGGAGCGACGCCGGATTCCACGTATTCTCCACGAAACCTCTTGTCGATTGAGTTCCTCGACATCCTTGCGGACCGGAAGGTTGAAAGATATGTCCTACACAGGCGTGAGTGTGCTCTTCTCTTCAGCTCCAAAAGGGTCGCTGGTTGAAAGTCTGTTGGAACTGCCTCGCGTGGCTCTGACGGTCAGCCCTGTCTCGATAACGCGCCGCTTCCGCAAGACCTATGTCCGTTTCAGAGTGGAGCGCATCGAACGGGGCGAACAACAGTGGCGAGAGCTCCACGATCAGCAATGGAGAGAGCTATGAACGACGGTGAGCCGCAGAATCGGTTGCCGATCGGTAAGGTTGCCTTCTCACGGCACCTTCGACCACTGTGAGAAGGTAGCTGCTTGACCGATCGGCGTCCCCGCGGAATCGATCACATTCCAGATCAACGCCCGCTCGACAAGGAAACGCCGGCCGGTCGATGAAATTCTGACCCCTCGATATCCGTCGAAGTACCCATTGATCTTGGCGTGCTCCAACATCCATTCTCGCTCGGCGCGGTTACCTGGCTCGGTCGTAAGTCGCGACGGCGTCTTGATGAATTGATCCCAGGAGAGCTCCCATAAGCTCAAGGCCGCCTGATTGCCATAGTTCAAGATCGGGTCCAGCTCCACGCCATGAGACACGACGATAAAAGATGCCTCGAACAACGTACGTGCCTGTCGTCTCGCGTCACCGGCCCGCTCGATCAATTCTTTTCCCATCCAACGGCGATAGCTGTCCAACAGCTGCTGACTCCATTCCACGATCCCCGAGTTGTCCCACTGTGCCGTGTTCATCGGGGAGGTGGTACCACGACTCGCGAGGCAGGGCAAGCTTCACGGGCACCTTGTCAAGACCATGGGACTTCTCTGTATAATGGCGCTCTCATCTGAAACAACCAGGGGTACTGATGACGGGCAAGACACTGTTCGACAAAATCTGGGATTCCCATGTCGTACGGGCGGAAGCCGACGGAACGACGCTGCTCTATATCGACCGCCAGCTGGTGCATGAAGTGACGTCTCCCCAGGCGTTCGAGGGGTTGAAGCTTTCAGGGCGGCGCCCACGGCGACCGGCGGCAACACTTGCTGTGCCGGATCACAATGTGCCTACCACGGACCGGCGGCTGGGCATCGCCGATCAAGTGAGCGCGCTTCAGATTCAAACACTCGAAGATAACTGCAAGGACTTCGGCATCACCCTGTTCAACATGAGCGACATCCGCCAAGGCATCGTGCATGTGATCGGCCCCGAGCAGGGATTCACCCTCCCCGGAACGACAATCGTGTGCGGCGACTCCCACACATCGACTCACGGGGCGTTTGGAGCCTTGGCATTCGGTATCGGCACCAGCGAAGTAGAGCACGTCTTGGCCACGCAATGTTTATTACAGAAGCGGCCCAAGACGATGGAGATACGCGTCGATGGGGCCCTTTCCGACCGCTGCTCGGCCAAGGATATTATTCTTGCGATCATCGGGAAGATCGGCACGGCCGGAGGAACGGGCTACGTGATCGAATACACCGGCTCCGCCATTCGCGCGCTCAGCATGGAAGGTCGGATGACCCTGTGCAACATGTCGATCGAGGGGGGAGCCCGTGCAGGGATCGTCGCTCCCGACGACAAGACGTTCGCGTACATCAAAGGCCGGCCGCTCGCCCCACAGGGAGCGCTCTTTGAACAGGCCGTCCAGGTATGGCAAACACTCAAGACGGATGCGAGCGCGACGTATGATTCAACGGTCATCCTGCAAGCGGAACAGATCGCGCCGCAGGTCAGCTGGGGCACCAGTCCCGGTATGGTCATCGGTGTGGACGAGAACGTTCCGGACCCTCGAACGATGTCCGACGAGAAGACAAAGAATGCCACCGAGCGGGCGTTGGCCTACATGGGGCTTTTACCCAATATGCCGATTACGGATATTCGAATTGACAAGGTCTTCATCGGCTCATGCACGAACTCACGGATCGAAGATCTTCGCCTCGCGGCCGGCTTCGCAAAGGGCAAGAAGGTCGCAAAGACCGTCCACGCCATGGTGGTGCCTGGATCAGGGCTCGTCAAGCAACAGGCGGAGGCGGAAGGCCTCGACCGAGTCTTCCGCGAGGCCGGGTTCGAGTGGCGGGAGGCCGGATGCAGCATGTGTCTCGCCATGAATGCCGATGTCCTGAAGCCTGGCGAGCGGTGCGCCTCCACGAGCAACCGGAATTTTGAAGGTCGCCAGGGAGCGGGCGGGCGGACTCACTTGGTATCTCCGGCCATGGCAGTCGCCGCAGCCATTGAAGGACATTTTGTCGATATCCGCCACTGGAGCTGATCGCGCAAGGCCCTTCGAGTACAACATTTACCTATCGTCTGATTGGATATTATGGAACCCTTCACCACACTGACCGGTCTTGTCGCTCCGCTGGATCGTGTGAACGTCGACACCGACCAGGTCATTCCGAAGCAGTTTCTCAAAACCATCAAGCGCACGGGATTGCGCGAGGGGTTGTTCTTTGACTGGCGGAAACTCAAGGATGGCTCGCCTGATCCCTCCTTCTTTTTAAATCAGCCCCGGTATCAGGGCGCGTCGATCCTCTTGACCCGCGACAATTTCGGCTGCGGCTCATCCCGTGAGCACGCCCCGTGGGCGTTGTTGGATCAAGGATTCCGGTGCATCATCGCTCCGAGCTTCGCGGATATTTTCTACAACAACTGTTTTCAAAACGGCATCCTTCCCGTGGTGTTGAAACCGGAGGAAGTGCTCCCGCTCATGAAGGACGTGATGGACACCGAAGGCTACCGGCTCGCCGTAGACTTGGGGCACCAAACAGTGACCACCCCGAACGGAACCACGTATCGGTTTGAGATCGACCCCTTCCGAAAGGATTGCCTGTATCGAGGGCTGGATTCGATCGGCCTTACGCTCCAGCATGAGAAGGCGATCACGGCCTATGAGATCCGTCGAAAGGCCGAGGCGCCTTGGCTGTTCACTGATCTGCGCTCATAGCGGAGAAGATGCCGATGCGCTGGTCTTCTATCCCGAAGCTGTTCTTGACCATCGTGTTTTTCGTAGGCGCCGCCTACCTGACCGTTGCCTTCAATTGGACCTATTCCGATGGGAGCCGAGCCGGCTACATTCAGAAATTCTCCAAGAAAGGTTGGCTCTGCAAGTCTTATGAAGGGGAATTGGCGATGACGACCGTGCCGGGCACGGCCCCCGTCCTCTGGCAATTCACGATCTGGGACGACAAGGTCGCGACACAATTGTCAGCGGTAATGGGAAAACGAGTGATCCTGCATTATAAAGAGTATCGCTATATTCCGACCACCTGCTTCGGTGAGACCACCTATTTCGTGGATCAAGTAGAAATCCAAGAATAGGTCGGGCCGACTCCTTTATAGCCACTTTTTTCGACGGAACCCCACAAGCATGATCACCGCCACCATTCCCATGATCCCCAGCGCCATCGGGTAACCCCAGTGCCATTTCAGCTCCGGCATGTACTCGAAATTCATGCCATAGATGCCGGCGATGAAGCTGAGCGGCATGAAAATCGTGGTAATCACCGTCAGCACTCGCATGACGGCGTTCAGCCGATAACTGACGCTTGAGAGATAGATATCCAGACTCGACGAGACCATTTCACGCAACGTCTCGATCGTGTCGACGATCTGCACCACATGGTCATAGACATCTCGGAAAAACACCCTGGTGGGCTCATGCAGAAAAGGGCAGTCCGAACGAGACAGGTTGTTGATCGCTTCCCGCAACGGCCAGATGGCTCGGCGCACGAATAACAACTGCCGTTTCAGCGCGTGAATGTCCCTGAGCGTCTCCGGCTTCGGATCGGCCACCACCCGCTCCTGCAGCGATTCAATCCGTTCGCCGAGCATTTCGAGAACGGCGAAATACTGGTCGACCACGGCATCGATGAGCGCATACAGAAGATAGTCCGAACCGTTTTGCCGGAGGCGGCCCTTGCCGCCCTTAAGGCGATCCCGAACCGAGTTAAACACATCGGTCCCATTCTCCTGGAACGAGAGAACATAATTGCGCCCCATGACAAAACTGATCTGCTCGACCAGAATGTCTCCTTGATCAGTGGTCGTGAGCATCTTCATCACGAGAAAGAAATAGGTGTCATAGTCGTCGAGCTTGGGACGCTGATCGGTATTCGCAATGTCTTCCAGCAGAAGAGGGTGAAGGTTGAAATGTTTCCCGAAGGCTTCCAGGACGTCGATCTGATGGACACCACCGACATTGACCCAGGCGACCGTCTCATCGACAGGCGGTCGGAGCTCATTGACGTCCGTGACGACGCGCTCCTCGCACCGTGCGCCGGCGTAACTGAACAGCGTAATGCGAACGGGGTTGGTTCGCGTCTCACCGATATGGATGAGTGTCCCGGGCGACAGCCCGGTCTTCTTTGACCGCTTCTGAACCAGCTTCATGGTAGCGAGCTTGTACGCACATTCTCATGCCAGGTCAAGGTGCGTACGAGATCGATTCTTTTCTTCCGCCTCAAGGCTTGGTACTCTCGTGTCATGGCTTGGGATGACGAACTGAATGTCTTGATCGAGGCGATCCGAGCGGCCGGGACGGAAGCGTTACGCTACGCCGTCGAAGGATTTGAGACGATCAAGAAGCTGGATCATTCGCCGGTGACTTCGGCAGACCTGGCCGTAAATCAGATTCTCCAATCTCGCCTGCAGTCGGCGTTTCCTCTCGATGGATGGTTGTCGGAGGAGTCGCCGGACGATCTGGATCGGCTTCGCAAAATACGGGTCTGGGTCGTTGATCCGATCGATGGAACGAAAGCGTTCATCCGTGGTGAGCCCGAATTCTGTATCTCTGTCGCCCTCGTCGAGCAAGGCCGGCCGATCGTGGCAGCCGTTTTCAACCCTTCGACCGGTGAATTGTTCAGTGCCACCAGAGACGGAGGGCTTTATCTCAATGACAAACCGGTGACCCCACAGGCACAGCACGGCGACCAACTGCCGGTCATTGCCCTGAGCCCGTGGGAGCGCCAAATCGGCCGCTTCACGTCGCTTGAGCCGCATGCCGACAGTCGTCCCATGCGTTCCATCGCGTGGGCGCTCGCACTGTCCGCGAGCGGCCGTCTCCATGGTGCCGCGACCCTGGAGCCTGAAAATGAGTGGGATGTTGCAGCCGGAACACTCTTGATCGCAGAAGCCGGCGGGGCTATATCGGATGGGAGTGGACTCGCTCTGACCTTCAACCGGCCCGAACCTCGCTATCGCGGGATCGTCGCCACCAGCTCGCACTGTCCGGATGCCCTCTCACGACAGCTCAAACGTCTGACTCGGTCGGTCGCCGGAGGCGATGACGAGCCGCTTTAAAAAGCGGCTTGAGTCAAACGCCGACAGGCCTCATCGAGATCAGGATCCGTCTTCGCGTAACTGAAGCGAATGAAGTTCGTACCTGCCTGGCCGGAGAAAAAGGCCTCTCCCGGTACACCGGCCACACCGGTATGTTTCAACAGGTGCATGGCGCGCGCCTTCCCTGTATCACCCGGAAGCCGGGAGACGTCCGCCAACACGTAATAGGCCCCTTGCGGGATCGACGGCGCGAGCCCCGCGTTGGCAAGCGCGCTGCAAAACCTGTCGCGCTTGTTCTGGTAGTCATGCGCCAAGCCCCGATAGAAACTGTCGGGCAATTCTCTGATGCCCTGAGCCACACCCATTTGGAGCGGCGCAGGAGCGCACACGTAGAGTAAATCGTTCATAGCCCCGATGGCCTGCGCCCATGGTTGGGCCGCCACACTGTACCCGATGCGCCAACCGGTCACGCTGAAGGTCTTGGAGTAACCGCCGATCGTCACCGTTCGTTCGGCCATGCCTGGCAACGCAGCCATGCTGAGATGGCTTCGTCCGTCATAGAGAAAGTATTCGTAAATTTCGTCAGTCAACACGAAAAGATCGTGCCGGCACGCAAACTCCGCCAGCGCTTCCAATTCCACTCGACTGAACACCTTACCCGATGGGTTGCCGGGAGAATTGACGATGATCGCCTTCGTGTTGGGAGTCACCACCTGCTCAAGCTGACTCAACGAGTACGTCCATGCCGGGGCCTGCATATGCACCACGACCGGAATCGCCTCCACAGCCACGAGCGCACTGATATGATATTGGTAGTACGGCTCGAACAGGATGACTTCGTCACCGGGATTGAGCAGGGCCGCGCAGGCACAGTGAAATGCACCGGTAGCCCCCGCGCTGACCGTGACCTCCGTGTCCGGGTCGGCTTGAATCCCGTTATAGTTGGCCAGCTTCTTGGCGATGGCCTGCCGCAACTCCGGTAACCCGTCGAAGCGGGTGTACACGTTGTGCCCTTCTCGGATGGCGTGCTCGGCGCCTGCCAGCACGACCGGAGGAACCGGCGTATCGCAGACCCCCTGCGCCATGTTGAGCCCCTTCAGACTCGCGCAAGCCTGGGTCATCGCCCGAATTTCCGATTGGGCCAGATCGGCCATCCGCTGACTTACCCTTCGTGCCACGAGCTCATCCCCTTTCGCCAGCCTCCTTTGTCGCAGAGGATCGCGGCCGCGTCAAGATGCCCGCACGATCCGGAACGTTGATGGGACAGGCGGACAAATAGCTACCAAATACCGTTTTGTCTTGCCGATAGCATCCCATCGCATACACTACAACCAGTCGCTCTCAAGAAGATGATACGAATCGATTAAACCAGTATTTGTCCAAGGAAAGGACCGGTACGATGACATCAAAGGCAGCCCGCAAGTCTTCACCCGACGGTGAGGAAGGCGCGAACCTGCAAGACCGGCGAGGGCGGAGAATCCCCCTCTCGTGCCGCATGTTCTTCTTCGGGGAAGATGACTTTGAGGGTGAGGCGACGCTGCTTGACGTGTCGACGAACGGCTGCCGCGCGGAATCCGAGGTGGAATTGAAGATCGGGACGTCGTTGAAGCTGTCGCTGTTCCTTCCAGATTTTAAGTGGCCCCTGCGCGTCGATCAGGCGATTGTGCGGTGGCTCGACGGCAAACAATTCGGACTGGAGTTCACGATGATTCGCCTCGCCCAACGTGAACGGCTGCGAGGCTTGATCATGAAGGTCAAGTCGGAATAGCAGCCCCACTCAATCACGTTGCCCCGCCCTTTCCCTGGACCGAATTCAACTGTCGTAGACGAAATAGGTCGTACTGTTGATGGTCTTGCTGGTTCGGCGAACAAAGAAGTCGTGCCGCAGACTTCGGTTCGGCGTTTGACGGCAAAGAGCCCATTCTTCTGGAGGCTACACGACGAGCAAGGCTACGAAGAGAGTGACAACCAGCATGATTCCTGTCAAGGAAACCAGCTTAAGGCGTCGCTCGGTCCGTTCTCGCTCTTCGCCTTGTTGTGTTGTTAAGAGGAGCAATAACAACCAGCTATAGAGACTGCAAAAACCACCGATGCTGAATATCGACATCACCAAGAACTGTCCCGAACTCTGAGCGCCCTCCGGCAGAAAGAACAACAATACCGTGCAGACGGCACCATACGCCGCAGCGAGATAGGCGAACAGGGTGATACTCGCTTTATGTCTCACCTGCTCCTCAGGTGTCATCTGAAAACCCGGCGCTACTACTTGGCATCGTTCCCGAAGTCCCCATCATTCACACACGACTTGCACCGACTCGCTGCGGAGAGCTGCCATGAGGCAACAGACAGTCGACCGTCTGTACTCTCCATCCGTCGCGACCATACTGCAGCTATTCAAGCAATACCATATACTGACGTGTAGTACAGTAAGTATTTTGTGCTATCTTCAGACTCGTGAACAATGGTCGAACAGATACGGACCGCTCTCGGTTCGGAGGATAGATTCCGGCCTGGAACGTGTGAAGGTTAGTGACTAGTGGCAGAAGCGCAGAACGATGGAGGAAGTATCCGTCCTCAGGATGGAACGGCTTTCATCCTGAGGACTCTTAGAGAATGCATTTCACGAATACCCGGACCTACGGCTTCCCCCAGAGCGCTTCCAACCGTTGGTCTCGGCCGCATCCGATTTTATAGTACTTATATCGGATCGGGTTCTTCTTGTAGAAATCCTGGTGATAGTCCTCGGCTGGATAGAAGGCTGATGCCTTGACCAATTGGGTCACGATCGGGGCAGGGAGCCGTTTGGATTGATCGAGCGCGCTCTTGGATTCTTCCGAAAGCCGCCTTTCGTCATCGGTCGTATAGAACACGACCGATCGGTATTGATTGCCAAAGTCGCAGAATTGCCCGTTCGGCGTAATGGGGTCGCTGTTGTGCCAGAAAGCATCCAATAGTTTCTGATAACTGACCTTCGAAGGGTCATAGGTCACCTCGACGGACTCCGCGTGCCCCGTTTTCCCCGCTGAGACCTGTTCATAGGTGGGATTGGCGACCGTGCCGCCCATGTAGCCGGAGACCACTCCGAGCACGCCATCAACTTTCTCAAAAGCCAATTCCATGGACCAGAAACAACCGCCCGCAAAGTACGCTTTCGCGGTGGTCGCCGCGCTCAGTGATCCGCTCCAAGGCCAAGTAAAAAGCGTCGCCCAGGTCAGTAAACCAACTGCGAGGAATGTCAGTTGTCGCCGAATAGCCATGATTGCGTCCTCCCCCTCCATCGTCGTCCCAGGGTGACGATTCTTACATCTTACTACGGCGATCGATGGAAAGGTGGGTGGGCGTCCCTCGGTCTTCACACAGGCAGATAGGGATAGAGGTCCGGGTCCGCCCGGCGCGCGCGGCGTTGACGCCCATCCATGAGCTTCATGATGAGCTCAATCGCTTCTTCCGGGGATGCCGCCGCATTGACTAATCGCTTGTCGAGTTTGCGGAAGAAGGCCACGTCGGCTGACGAGGCTTCCACGAGAATGACGGGCTTGCCGGCTTTCACCGCCAGAGCGACCTCCGACACAGTCCCTGATCCAGTCAGCCCGCACGCCACGACCACGTGGCTCGTCAAGACATTGATGTTGTTACGGCCGCTCCCCATTTCCGTGATGATCGACACATCCACATGGCGAGACACCTTGTCCTTGGCCGTGGGCAGGATCCCGATGGTCAAGCTTCCGCCGACCCGTTTGGCGCCTTCACAGGCGGCATCCATCACCCCGACGTCACGGCCACCCGTCAAGACGACCCAGCCGCGCCGCGCAATGAATTCTCCAAGGACGCGCGCATTATCGAGATCCCTTTTTGCCGCTTTCGCCGGCCCCATCACTCCTACAACAAATCGCATCACGCGCTCCTACAATGCTCGTATAGATTCTTACAATCGAGAGGACGTTAACGTCACATCGGCGTGGGTCCAGATACTCTTGAGCTGCTCTTCCATGGCGTTCGCCTCACTGTCTTTCTGCTGAGCACGGAGGCTCTGGATCAGCCCGAAGTAGGCCCAGCCGTTCTCGGGGTTTTTGGCCAAATCAGCCCGGTAGACCACTGCCGCCTCACCTGGTTGACCGGCCCTCAGCAATACCGCGCCTAGATAATGACGAACCGGAATCGGCCAGAAGGAAGGCTCGGCATACGGCAGGGCCTCTTCCAGCTTGACAGCCTCCACCAACGCCTTGATCGCTTCATCGTATCGTTTGCGATGGGTCGCGATCTCACCGGCCAGGAGTCGCTCCGCGATCTTGACCAAGGCCCGTTCGGTTTTCTCCTCCGTAGTGCGATTGCGTCCGAAGCGTTTCGCCATGTCGGCCAGCACCGCATGTTCGCCCTCGGATCCCGGCAGGCGGCCCGAAGCCGCGAGCGCCATTCCCCTTCCCAGCCGCCACATGGCCTGCTGTAGCCGCAACCCCTTGGGAGGGGCCGGTTCACGCAGCAGCTCGTCCCATTGCCCAAACCGGATCATCGACCACAACGGTACCGGAAGGTACAGTTCTTTCCACCGATCCTTCCGCGCTTCCTCCTCGGTGATCGTTCCGGTCAGTTGGCGGGCAACCTTCAAGGCTTCAGTTCTTCGTCCCTCCATCGCCAACGAAGCCCAGAGGAAATGAAGATTGTGCGTGTAGTAGCCATCACTATAGTTGCCGCTCAATGTTCTCCCGTTCAGATAGTCCTGATCAACCTTTGCCGCATGCGTATTGCGTTCCACGGCCTCATGGTACCGTCCCAGCCTAATGTAGATATGGGCGGGCATGTGAACCAAGTGACCGGCGCCCGGCATCAGCGCGGGCAACCGTTCCGCACAGTCCAGCGCCCGTTCCGGAGCCGAGGAAGCTTCCACACTGTGGATATAGAAATGGCAGGCACCAGGATGATTCGGGAACCGCGCCAGAATGGACTCCAACGTGGAGACGATTTCCTCGGTGCCGGGCTTGGGGCGGCCATCCGCCGTCCACAAATCCCATGGCCTCAA is a genomic window containing:
- the msrA gene encoding peptide-methionine (S)-S-oxide reductase MsrA, which encodes MAIRRQLTFLAVGLLTWATLFTWPWSGSLSAATTAKAYFAGGCFWSMELAFEKVDGVLGVVSGYMGGTVANPTYEQVSAGKTGHAESVEVTYDPSKVSYQKLLDAFWHNSDPITPNGQFCDFGNQYRSVVFYTTDDERRLSEESKSALDQSKRLPAPIVTQLVKASAFYPAEDYHQDFYKKNPIRYKYYKIGCGRDQRLEALWGKP
- the corA gene encoding magnesium/cobalt transporter CorA; translation: MKLVQKRSKKTGLSPGTLIHIGETRTNPVRITLFSYAGARCEERVVTDVNELRPPVDETVAWVNVGGVHQIDVLEAFGKHFNLHPLLLEDIANTDQRPKLDDYDTYFFLVMKMLTTTDQGDILVEQISFVMGRNYVLSFQENGTDVFNSVRDRLKGGKGRLRQNGSDYLLYALIDAVVDQYFAVLEMLGERIESLQERVVADPKPETLRDIHALKRQLLFVRRAIWPLREAINNLSRSDCPFLHEPTRVFFRDVYDHVVQIVDTIETLREMVSSSLDIYLSSVSYRLNAVMRVLTVITTIFMPLSFIAGIYGMNFEYMPELKWHWGYPMALGIMGMVAVIMLVGFRRKKWL
- a CDS encoding 3'(2'),5'-bisphosphate nucleotidase CysQ, which encodes MAWDDELNVLIEAIRAAGTEALRYAVEGFETIKKLDHSPVTSADLAVNQILQSRLQSAFPLDGWLSEESPDDLDRLRKIRVWVVDPIDGTKAFIRGEPEFCISVALVEQGRPIVAAVFNPSTGELFSATRDGGLYLNDKPVTPQAQHGDQLPVIALSPWERQIGRFTSLEPHADSRPMRSIAWALALSASGRLHGAATLEPENEWDVAAGTLLIAEAGGAISDGSGLALTFNRPEPRYRGIVATSSHCPDALSRQLKRLTRSVAGGDDEPL
- the leuC gene encoding 3-isopropylmalate dehydratase large subunit; its protein translation is MTGKTLFDKIWDSHVVRAEADGTTLLYIDRQLVHEVTSPQAFEGLKLSGRRPRRPAATLAVPDHNVPTTDRRLGIADQVSALQIQTLEDNCKDFGITLFNMSDIRQGIVHVIGPEQGFTLPGTTIVCGDSHTSTHGAFGALAFGIGTSEVEHVLATQCLLQKRPKTMEIRVDGALSDRCSAKDIILAIIGKIGTAGGTGYVIEYTGSAIRALSMEGRMTLCNMSIEGGARAGIVAPDDKTFAYIKGRPLAPQGALFEQAVQVWQTLKTDASATYDSTVILQAEQIAPQVSWGTSPGMVIGVDENVPDPRTMSDEKTKNATERALAYMGLLPNMPITDIRIDKVFIGSCTNSRIEDLRLAAGFAKGKKVAKTVHAMVVPGSGLVKQQAEAEGLDRVFREAGFEWREAGCSMCLAMNADVLKPGERCASTSNRNFEGRQGAGGRTHLVSPAMAVAAAIEGHFVDIRHWS
- a CDS encoding aminotransferase class I/II-fold pyridoxal phosphate-dependent enzyme, with translation MADLAQSEIRAMTQACASLKGLNMAQGVCDTPVPPVVLAGAEHAIREGHNVYTRFDGLPELRQAIAKKLANYNGIQADPDTEVTVSAGATGAFHCACAALLNPGDEVILFEPYYQYHISALVAVEAIPVVVHMQAPAWTYSLSQLEQVVTPNTKAIIVNSPGNPSGKVFSRVELEALAEFACRHDLFVLTDEIYEYFLYDGRSHLSMAALPGMAERTVTIGGYSKTFSVTGWRIGYSVAAQPWAQAIGAMNDLLYVCAPAPLQMGVAQGIRELPDSFYRGLAHDYQNKRDRFCSALANAGLAPSIPQGAYYVLADVSRLPGDTGKARAMHLLKHTGVAGVPGEAFFSGQAGTNFIRFSYAKTDPDLDEACRRLTQAAF
- a CDS encoding LOG family protein codes for the protein MMRFVVGVMGPAKAAKRDLDNARVLGEFIARRGWVVLTGGRDVGVMDAACEGAKRVGGSLTIGILPTAKDKVSRHVDVSIITEMGSGRNNINVLTSHVVVACGLTGSGTVSEVALAVKAGKPVILVEASSADVAFFRKLDKRLVNAAASPEEAIELIMKLMDGRQRRARRADPDLYPYLPV
- the leuD gene encoding 3-isopropylmalate dehydratase small subunit, with product MEPFTTLTGLVAPLDRVNVDTDQVIPKQFLKTIKRTGLREGLFFDWRKLKDGSPDPSFFLNQPRYQGASILLTRDNFGCGSSREHAPWALLDQGFRCIIAPSFADIFYNNCFQNGILPVVLKPEEVLPLMKDVMDTEGYRLAVDLGHQTVTTPNGTTYRFEIDPFRKDCLYRGLDSIGLTLQHEKAITAYEIRRKAEAPWLFTDLRS
- a CDS encoding MEKHLA domain-containing protein, coding for MNTAQWDNSGIVEWSQQLLDSYRRWMGKELIERAGDARRQARTLFEASFIVVSHGVELDPILNYGNQAALSLWELSWDQFIKTPSRLTTEPGNRAEREWMLEHAKINGYFDGYRGVRISSTGRRFLVERALIWNVIDSAGTPIGQAATFSQWSKVP
- a CDS encoding PilZ domain-containing protein, with product MTSKAARKSSPDGEEGANLQDRRGRRIPLSCRMFFFGEDDFEGEATLLDVSTNGCRAESEVELKIGTSLKLSLFLPDFKWPLRVDQAIVRWLDGKQFGLEFTMIRLAQRERLRGLIMKVKSE